GACATCATCCTCTTCATCGACGAGATCCACACTCTTGTTGGAGCTGGCGCGGCGGAGGGTGCCATCGACGCGGCGTCAATTCTGAAGCCGATGCTCGCTCGTGGAGAGCTGCAGACCATTGGTGCAACAACTCTGGACGAGTACCGCAAGCACATTGAAAAGGATGCCGCGCTGGAGCGTCGTTTCCAGCCCATTCAGGTCAGTGAGCCCACGGTTGCGCTGTCCATCGAGATCTTGAAGGGGTTGCGAGACCGCTATGAGGCGCACCATCGTGTGTCCATCACCGATGGCGCGCTGACCGCTGCAGCGACGCTGGCCGAACGCTACATCTCGGATCGGTTCCTGCCAGACAAGGCGATCGATCTCATCGACGAAGCCGGCGCACGTCTGCGCATTCGCCGGATGACCGCGCCACCGGAGCTCAAGGAGATCGACGAACGCATTGCCGAAGTGCGGAAAGAAAAAGAATCCGCCATTGACGCCCAGGACTTCGAGGGTGCAGCGGGCTTGCGGGACAAAGAACAGAAACTGCAAGAAGAGCGCTCCGAGAAGGAGCAACAGTGGAAGTCCGGCGGCCTCGATGACATCGCGGAGGTGGATGAGGAACTGATCGCGGAAGTCCTCGCCAACTCCACGGGCATCCCTGTGTTGAAGCTCACCGAGGAAGAGTCCTCGCGTCTGCTCAACATGGAAGATGAGCTGCACAAGCGGGTAGTCGGCCAGGACGAGGCCATCAAGTCTCTTTCGCAGGCCATCCGCCGCACGCGGGCGGGCTTGAAAGATCCCAAGCGTCCAGGTGGGTCGTTCATCTTCGCTGGACCCACCGGCGTCGGAAAGACGGAGCTCGCAAAGGCTCTGGCTGAGTTCTTGTTTGGTGAAGAGGATGCTCTCATCACTTTGGACATGTCTGAGTATTCGGAGAAGCACACGGTCTCTCGCTTGTTCGGTGCGCCTCCCGGATACGTGGGCTATGAGGAAGGCGGACAGCTGACTGAAAAGGTCCGCCGTCGTCCGTTCTCAGTAGTGCTGTTCGACGAAGTTGAGAAGGCTCACGCGGATCTCTTCAACTCGCTGCTGCAGATTCTGGAAGATGGCCGGCTGACCGACAGCCAGGGCCGGATGGTGGACTTCAAGAACACCGTCATCATCATGACCACCAACCTTGGTACACGCGATATTTCCAAGGGCGTCATGACCGGCTTCCAATCCGGTACGGACACCAATACCAATTACAACCGCATCAAGGCCAAGGTCCAGGAGGAGCTCAAGCAGCACTTCCGGCCAGAGTTCCTGAACCGTGTCGACGACGTCGTGGTGTTCCCGCAGCTGACGCAGGAGCAGATCGTACAGATCGTGGATATGTTCCTTGAGCGTTTGAGTGGGCGTCTGGCGGACAAGGGCATGACCATTGAGGTCACACCGGCCGCCAAGGCGGTCCTCGCGGTTCGTGGTTATGATCCGTCAATGGGTGCACGTCCGCTGCGTCGTGCCATCCAACGCGAAATCGAGGATCAGCTCTCGGAGAAGATTCTCTTCGGTGAGATCAAGACAGGCGAGCTGATTTCTGTTGATGTCGAGGGTGAGGGCGACGACGCTCGCTTCACTTTCGAATCGCACGGAGAGACGCCCGCCATCGAGCAGGCTCCGGCGGCCATCGAGTCCTAGTGCCGGCTGGCACAAACCCACGAGGCGCGTTCCCCGAAAGGGAGCGCGCCTCGTGGCGTTAACCGTCTCTGGGTCAGCGCCGAGGCGCCCAGTGTGATCGGGGGCACAAATAGTGATAGAGATATCCGTATGACTTTGGAATACTCCTTGACCAACACGCCCTTTCACGACCTGGACCAGTTCATTGCGCTGCCGAGGCTCGGGGGTTTGGCCATCAGCCCCGACGGCACGCGGCTGGTGACGTCTGTGGCCACACTCAACGCAAAGAAAACGGCCTACCGAACGGCGCTGTGGGAAATTGATCCCATGAGGGAGGGGCGGGCGCGCCGCCTGACACGCAGTTCCAAGGGCGAGGCTGCGCCGGTTTTCTCAC
This region of Arthrobacter roseus genomic DNA includes:
- a CDS encoding ATP-dependent Clp protease ATP-binding subunit; translated protein: MFERFTDRARRVVVLAQEEARMLNHNYIGTEHILLGLIHEGEGVAAKALESLGISLGAVREQVQEIIGQGQQAPSGHIPFTPRAKKVLELSLREALQLGHNYIGTEHILLGLIREGEGVAAQVLVKLGADLNRVRQQVIQLLSGYQGKEPVSSGSQQAEGTPAGSVVLDQFGRNLTQAARESKLDPVIGREHEMERVMQVLSRRTKNNPVLIGEPGVGKTAVVEGLAQAIVRGDVPETIKDKQVYTLDLGSLVAGSRYRGDFEERLKKVLKEIRTRGDIILFIDEIHTLVGAGAAEGAIDAASILKPMLARGELQTIGATTLDEYRKHIEKDAALERRFQPIQVSEPTVALSIEILKGLRDRYEAHHRVSITDGALTAAATLAERYISDRFLPDKAIDLIDEAGARLRIRRMTAPPELKEIDERIAEVRKEKESAIDAQDFEGAAGLRDKEQKLQEERSEKEQQWKSGGLDDIAEVDEELIAEVLANSTGIPVLKLTEEESSRLLNMEDELHKRVVGQDEAIKSLSQAIRRTRAGLKDPKRPGGSFIFAGPTGVGKTELAKALAEFLFGEEDALITLDMSEYSEKHTVSRLFGAPPGYVGYEEGGQLTEKVRRRPFSVVLFDEVEKAHADLFNSLLQILEDGRLTDSQGRMVDFKNTVIIMTTNLGTRDISKGVMTGFQSGTDTNTNYNRIKAKVQEELKQHFRPEFLNRVDDVVVFPQLTQEQIVQIVDMFLERLSGRLADKGMTIEVTPAAKAVLAVRGYDPSMGARPLRRAIQREIEDQLSEKILFGEIKTGELISVDVEGEGDDARFTFESHGETPAIEQAPAAIES